A window of the Phaseolus vulgaris cultivar G19833 chromosome 5, P. vulgaris v2.0, whole genome shotgun sequence genome harbors these coding sequences:
- the LOC137834736 gene encoding putative disease resistance protein RGA3 isoform X2, whose product MTEFMVESLLHKLNSLIQKEFAPFLSFHQDLRKLADLFTTIKPLVEDAEHKQFSDTNTNVWLWLVKINIVADVVDYMIDECAYEAFRLEYQEVKGDLSNKVQRSCLSSFHLNHVVFGYKMAKKMKRISKRLIEIVQEKNLFNLTETRVIGVIVSRENEVIEGRPTTFFFQEPLLGRQRDIDKVLNHLISVPYHLYDLRVYSIEGEDGIGKTAFAKFIFHHQSVVDHFELRIWVGSVWDFSLKGMMEAITKAAIGCECEDLDIEILQKRLQYILQRKRYLIVLDFKLYLEHEHRQSLHDDWQKLKLVLACGEVGASILVFAPKSFGFAEIMGIWPFVLSELSDNDCWALFRQQVFKPNEEIPFELEAIGKEILKTLGGMPIDVKLLGALLHFSREGKEWLNVKEYVENFERIDHMILGYSLRSALVLSYLNLPTRLKKCFAYCAIFSSGETIRKAYLIELWMANGFLSSDGRLDAEDVGDDVWNELYRRSFFQDIERDEFGNLTGFKMHNIVLDFARLVAFDVKFLTDGNQLVYSSHRIQPPSNYRQKIELNSIQSQKVKSVRAYLISNEGSDELFPKILKCHSLRVLEFRLRGKLSPSIRDLKHLRYLNLSKSDFKTIPEFMCKLWNLQILILDYCKHLQKLPNSLTNLKSLEKLSFKGCHKLSNLPPHIGKLTSLRSLTSYFVDNERGFLLAELGGMKLKEDLDIKHLERVKSVDDAMEGNMSSKRLKELRLSWDKNEETKLGDNAEKILEVLQPDTEQLMSLTVIGYPGGSFPRWVFAHSLKKLHIERCRELKGLHKVFDSMTALHSLRLYDLPNLESLSDCFQHLRSLRQLAIGFCCKLTDFPNSLRASMLERLDIYGCYDLEKQLCYWSTILLSCEIRVDGCLITKGDVK is encoded by the exons ATGACAGAGTTTATGGTTGAATCTCTGCTTCACAAATTGAACTCACTCATCCAAAAGGAGTTCGCACCATTTCTCAGTTTTCATCAAGACTTGAGGAAGCTTGCCGACTTGTTCACTACTATCAAGCCTTTGGTCGAAGATGCTGAGCATAAACAATTCTCAGACACAAATACTAACGTTTGGCTTTGGCTGGTAAAGATAAATATTGTTGCTGACGTGGTGGATTACATGATTGATGAGTGTGCCTATGAAGCATTCCGGTTGGAGTACCAAGAGGTCAAAGGTGATCTATCAAACAAGGTACAACGCTCTTGCTTGTCCTCTTTTCATCTCAATCATGTTGTTTTCGGTTACAAAATGgctaagaaaatgaaaaggataAGTAAGAGATTAATAGAAATTGTCCAAGAAAAGAACTTGTTTAATTTGACTGAGACTCGGGTGATTGGGGTGATTGTTAGTAGAGAAAATGAAGTCATTGAGGGGCGCCCAACTACCTTTTTCTTCCAGGAACCACTATTAGGAAGACAAAGGGATATAGATAAAGTTTTAAACCATTTGATTAGTGTTCCTTACCATCTTTATGATTTACGGGTCTATTCAATTGAAGGTGAAGATGGAATTGGAAAAACAGCATTTGCCAAATTCATCTTCCATCATCAAAGCGTAGTGGACCACTTTGAGTTAAGAATTTGGGTAGGTAGTGTTTGGGATTTTAGTTTGAAGGGAATGATGGAAGCTATCACCAAAGCAGCTATTGGGTGTGAGTGTGAGGACTTAGATATAGAGATTCTACAAAAAAGACTTCAATATATTCTCCAAAGAAAAAGATATTTGATTGTGTTGGATTTCAAATTGTATCTCGAGCATGAGCATAGGCAATCTTTACATGATGACTGGCAGAAGTTGAAATTAGTATTGGCTTGTGGGGAAGTGGGTGCTTCAATTTTGGTCTTCGCTCCTAAATCCTTTGGATTTGCAGAAATCATGGGAATATGGCCTTTTGTATTATCAGAGTTATCCGACAATGATTGTTGGGCACTGTTTCGACAACAAGTCTTTAAACCAAATGAGGAAATACCGTTTGAGCTTGAGGCAATAGGGAAGGAGATATTAAAAACTCTTGGGGGAATGCCTATTGACGTAAAACTACTAGGTGCTCTTTTACATTTCAGCAGAGAGGGAAAAGAGTGGCTCAATGTCAAGGAATACGTTGAAAACTTTGAAAGAATAGATCACATGATATTAGGTTACTCTCTAAGAAGTGCCTTGGTATTAAGTTACTTGAACTTACCAACAAGACTCAAAAAATGTTTTGCTTATTGTGCAATATTTTCCAGTGGTGAAACAATAAGGAAAGCATATTTAATTGAACTTTGGATGGCTAATGGATTCCTTTCATCCGATGGAAGGTTAGATGCTGAAGATGTGGGCGATGATGTGTGGAATGAATTATATAGGAGATCATTTTTTCAGGATATTGAGAGAGATGAATTTGGCAACCTTACGGGTTTCAAGATGCACAATATTGTTTTAGATTTTGCAAGGTTAGTTGCATTTGATGTAAAATTCTTAACAGATGGCAATCAACTAGTTTATTCGTCTCATAGGATTCAACCTCCCTCAAATTATAGACagaaaattgaattgaattcaATTCAATCGCAGAAAGTAAAATCTGTGAGGGCTTATCTAATATCCAATGAAGGCAGTGATGAACTCTTTCCTAAGATATTGAAATGTCATTCTTTACGGGTGCTTGAGTTTCGACTAAGGGGAAAATTGTCACCTTCAATTCGAGATTTAAAACATCTAAGGTACTTGAATCTTTCTAAGAGTGACTTTAAAACTATTCCAGAATTCATGTGTAAATTGTGGAATTTGCAAATCTTGATATTGGATTACTGTAAACATCTACAAAAGTTGCCCAACAGTTTGACAAACTTAAAATCTCTTGAAAAGTTATCTTTTAAAGGTTGTCACAAACTATCAAACCTTCCTCCTCATATAGGGAAGTTGACTTCCCTGAGGAGTTTAACCTCATATTTTGTTGACAACGAAAGAGGATTCCTTTTGGCAGAATTGGGAGGAATGAAGCTGAAGGAAGATCTTGACATAAAGCATCTCGAAAGAGTGAAAAGTGTAGACGATGCCATGGAAGGGAATATGTCAAGTAAGAGATTGAAGGAGTTGAGGTTGTCATGGGACAAAAATGAAGAGACCAAATTAGGAGACAATGCTGAAAAGATTCTTGAAGTGCTTCAACCTGATACCGAACAACTTATGAGTTTGACAGTAATAGGATACCCGGGAGGCAGTTTCCCAAGATGGGTGTTTGCTCATTCTCTGAAGAAATTGCATATTGAAAGATGTAGGGAACTTAAAGGTTTGCATAAAGTTTTTGATTCCATGACTGCCCTGCACTCCTTGAGACTATATGATCTTCCAAATTTAGAATCCTTGTCTGATTGCTTTCAACACCTTCGCTCTCTTCGCCAATTAGCTATTGGTTTTTGTTGCAAGTTGACAGATTTTCCAAACAGCCTAAGAGCCAGCATGCTAGAAAGATTGGATATTTATGGTTGTTATGACTTAGAGAAACAACTATGTTATTGGTCAACAATACTTCTATCTTGCGAAATTAGAGTGGATGGTTGTCTTATTACAAAAG GTGATGTCAAGTGA
- the LOC137834736 gene encoding putative disease resistance protein RGA3 isoform X1, translating into MTEFMVESLLHKLNSLIQKEFAPFLSFHQDLRKLADLFTTIKPLVEDAEHKQFSDTNTNVWLWLVKINIVADVVDYMIDECAYEAFRLEYQEVKGDLSNKVQRSCLSSFHLNHVVFGYKMAKKMKRISKRLIEIVQEKNLFNLTETRVIGVIVSRENEVIEGRPTTFFFQEPLLGRQRDIDKVLNHLISVPYHLYDLRVYSIEGEDGIGKTAFAKFIFHHQSVVDHFELRIWVGSVWDFSLKGMMEAITKAAIGCECEDLDIEILQKRLQYILQRKRYLIVLDFKLYLEHEHRQSLHDDWQKLKLVLACGEVGASILVFAPKSFGFAEIMGIWPFVLSELSDNDCWALFRQQVFKPNEEIPFELEAIGKEILKTLGGMPIDVKLLGALLHFSREGKEWLNVKEYVENFERIDHMILGYSLRSALVLSYLNLPTRLKKCFAYCAIFSSGETIRKAYLIELWMANGFLSSDGRLDAEDVGDDVWNELYRRSFFQDIERDEFGNLTGFKMHNIVLDFARLVAFDVKFLTDGNQLVYSSHRIQPPSNYRQKIELNSIQSQKVKSVRAYLISNEGSDELFPKILKCHSLRVLEFRLRGKLSPSIRDLKHLRYLNLSKSDFKTIPEFMCKLWNLQILILDYCKHLQKLPNSLTNLKSLEKLSFKGCHKLSNLPPHIGKLTSLRSLTSYFVDNERGFLLAELGGMKLKEDLDIKHLERVKSVDDAMEGNMSSKRLKELRLSWDKNEETKLGDNAEKILEVLQPDTEQLMSLTVIGYPGGSFPRWVFAHSLKKLHIERCRELKGLHKVFDSMTALHSLRLYDLPNLESLSDCFQHLRSLRQLAIGFCCKLTDFPNSLRASMLERLDIYGCYDLEKQLCYWSTILLSCEIRVDGCLITKGSKC; encoded by the exons ATGACAGAGTTTATGGTTGAATCTCTGCTTCACAAATTGAACTCACTCATCCAAAAGGAGTTCGCACCATTTCTCAGTTTTCATCAAGACTTGAGGAAGCTTGCCGACTTGTTCACTACTATCAAGCCTTTGGTCGAAGATGCTGAGCATAAACAATTCTCAGACACAAATACTAACGTTTGGCTTTGGCTGGTAAAGATAAATATTGTTGCTGACGTGGTGGATTACATGATTGATGAGTGTGCCTATGAAGCATTCCGGTTGGAGTACCAAGAGGTCAAAGGTGATCTATCAAACAAGGTACAACGCTCTTGCTTGTCCTCTTTTCATCTCAATCATGTTGTTTTCGGTTACAAAATGgctaagaaaatgaaaaggataAGTAAGAGATTAATAGAAATTGTCCAAGAAAAGAACTTGTTTAATTTGACTGAGACTCGGGTGATTGGGGTGATTGTTAGTAGAGAAAATGAAGTCATTGAGGGGCGCCCAACTACCTTTTTCTTCCAGGAACCACTATTAGGAAGACAAAGGGATATAGATAAAGTTTTAAACCATTTGATTAGTGTTCCTTACCATCTTTATGATTTACGGGTCTATTCAATTGAAGGTGAAGATGGAATTGGAAAAACAGCATTTGCCAAATTCATCTTCCATCATCAAAGCGTAGTGGACCACTTTGAGTTAAGAATTTGGGTAGGTAGTGTTTGGGATTTTAGTTTGAAGGGAATGATGGAAGCTATCACCAAAGCAGCTATTGGGTGTGAGTGTGAGGACTTAGATATAGAGATTCTACAAAAAAGACTTCAATATATTCTCCAAAGAAAAAGATATTTGATTGTGTTGGATTTCAAATTGTATCTCGAGCATGAGCATAGGCAATCTTTACATGATGACTGGCAGAAGTTGAAATTAGTATTGGCTTGTGGGGAAGTGGGTGCTTCAATTTTGGTCTTCGCTCCTAAATCCTTTGGATTTGCAGAAATCATGGGAATATGGCCTTTTGTATTATCAGAGTTATCCGACAATGATTGTTGGGCACTGTTTCGACAACAAGTCTTTAAACCAAATGAGGAAATACCGTTTGAGCTTGAGGCAATAGGGAAGGAGATATTAAAAACTCTTGGGGGAATGCCTATTGACGTAAAACTACTAGGTGCTCTTTTACATTTCAGCAGAGAGGGAAAAGAGTGGCTCAATGTCAAGGAATACGTTGAAAACTTTGAAAGAATAGATCACATGATATTAGGTTACTCTCTAAGAAGTGCCTTGGTATTAAGTTACTTGAACTTACCAACAAGACTCAAAAAATGTTTTGCTTATTGTGCAATATTTTCCAGTGGTGAAACAATAAGGAAAGCATATTTAATTGAACTTTGGATGGCTAATGGATTCCTTTCATCCGATGGAAGGTTAGATGCTGAAGATGTGGGCGATGATGTGTGGAATGAATTATATAGGAGATCATTTTTTCAGGATATTGAGAGAGATGAATTTGGCAACCTTACGGGTTTCAAGATGCACAATATTGTTTTAGATTTTGCAAGGTTAGTTGCATTTGATGTAAAATTCTTAACAGATGGCAATCAACTAGTTTATTCGTCTCATAGGATTCAACCTCCCTCAAATTATAGACagaaaattgaattgaattcaATTCAATCGCAGAAAGTAAAATCTGTGAGGGCTTATCTAATATCCAATGAAGGCAGTGATGAACTCTTTCCTAAGATATTGAAATGTCATTCTTTACGGGTGCTTGAGTTTCGACTAAGGGGAAAATTGTCACCTTCAATTCGAGATTTAAAACATCTAAGGTACTTGAATCTTTCTAAGAGTGACTTTAAAACTATTCCAGAATTCATGTGTAAATTGTGGAATTTGCAAATCTTGATATTGGATTACTGTAAACATCTACAAAAGTTGCCCAACAGTTTGACAAACTTAAAATCTCTTGAAAAGTTATCTTTTAAAGGTTGTCACAAACTATCAAACCTTCCTCCTCATATAGGGAAGTTGACTTCCCTGAGGAGTTTAACCTCATATTTTGTTGACAACGAAAGAGGATTCCTTTTGGCAGAATTGGGAGGAATGAAGCTGAAGGAAGATCTTGACATAAAGCATCTCGAAAGAGTGAAAAGTGTAGACGATGCCATGGAAGGGAATATGTCAAGTAAGAGATTGAAGGAGTTGAGGTTGTCATGGGACAAAAATGAAGAGACCAAATTAGGAGACAATGCTGAAAAGATTCTTGAAGTGCTTCAACCTGATACCGAACAACTTATGAGTTTGACAGTAATAGGATACCCGGGAGGCAGTTTCCCAAGATGGGTGTTTGCTCATTCTCTGAAGAAATTGCATATTGAAAGATGTAGGGAACTTAAAGGTTTGCATAAAGTTTTTGATTCCATGACTGCCCTGCACTCCTTGAGACTATATGATCTTCCAAATTTAGAATCCTTGTCTGATTGCTTTCAACACCTTCGCTCTCTTCGCCAATTAGCTATTGGTTTTTGTTGCAAGTTGACAGATTTTCCAAACAGCCTAAGAGCCAGCATGCTAGAAAGATTGGATATTTATGGTTGTTATGACTTAGAGAAACAACTATGTTATTGGTCAACAATACTTCTATCTTGCGAAATTAGAGTGGATGGTTGTCTTATTACAAAAG gaagTAAATGTTGA
- the LOC137834737 gene encoding protein WHAT'S THIS FACTOR 1, chloroplastic, which yields MALCLPLSISNPKPVASLSSSFVHGGTKPSSFSINEKLKTGNRLQSISVSISCSSIKLVRDRTLDRHVVMKYRVRFVQKLKTLLLSKSKHYIPVHILCKCRSYLGLPKPRSVLSMIHRYPSIFELFNIPWPPKSLYATKLHPQLCVRLTPAAAAVAAEELAFQSSISNLLAAKLQKLLMLSSRRLLLLSKLVHFAPHLGLPPNFRSRLCNDHPDKFRTVDTPYGRALELVSWDVNLTKPLPPPASHDPGFIVDRPLKFKQLRLRKGLNLKRRHQNFLLRFEEMAEVCPYRNSAEAFAKESLEAEKRACALVREVLAMTVEKRTLIDHLTHFRKEFGFPNKLRGMIIRHPELFYVSLKGERHSVFLVEGFGEKGNLLEKEEILSIQDKWMDLARESKRMRRERRKGRFSKDIGSLNGTGQDNSDTDDDYDDNIGIDNFENGYDDGFEDIFEELDFEAEDDDDDDDQGDKIFSQSNYGEFWTAKPFPIQHGLDEPQMQPW from the coding sequence ATGGCGCTTTGTCTTCCTCTTTCAATCAGCAATCCCAAACCAGTTGCTTCCCTGAGTTCCAGTTTTGTTCATGGCGGAACAAAACCTTCATCCTTTTCGATCAATGAGAAGCTGAAAACGGGTAATCGTCTTCAGAGTATCTCGGTTTCAATTTCTTGTTCCTCTATAAAACTTGTCCGTGACCGTACACTCGATAGGCATGTTGTGATGAAGTATAGGGTTAGGTTTGTTCAGAAGCTAAAAACTTTACTTCTCTCTAAATCGAAACATTACATTCCAGTTCATATTCTGTGTAAATGCCGTTCTTATCTTGGTCTTCCTAAGCCTCGTTCCGTGCTTTCTATGATTCATAGATACCCTTCCATTTTTGAACTCTTCAATATTCCATGGCCTCCAAAATCACTCTATGCGACCAAGTTGCATCCCCAGCTCTGTGTTCGATTAACCCCTGCTGCAGCTGCTGTTGCTGCTGAGGAATTGGCTTTTCAATCTTCCATTTCCAACTTGTTAGCAGCCAAACTCCAAAAGCTTCTCATGCTATCTTCTCGCCGCCTGTTACTTCTGTCCAAATTGGTTCACTTTGCTCCACATCTTGGTCTGCCTCCTAATTTCAGGTCCCGGTTGTGCAACGATCATCCGGACAAATTCAGGACCGTTGACACTCCCTATGGCCGTGCCCTTGAGCTTGTTTCTTGGGATGTCAACTTGACAAAGCCTTTGCCACCTCCTGCATCCCATGATCCTGGTTTCATAGTTGACCGTCCTTTGAAGTTCAAGCAATTGAGACTTCGAAAGGGGCTTAATTTAAAGAGACGGCACCAGAATTTCTTGCTGAGATTTGAAGAAATGGCAGAAGTGTGCCCCTACAGGAATTCTGCTGAGGCTTTTGCAAAGGAATCGTTGGAGGCAGAGAAGAGAGCTTGTGCATTAGTAAGGGAGGTTCTTGCAATGACAGTTGAAAAGAGGACTTTGATAGACCACTTGACTCATTTCAGAAAGGAGTTTGGCTTCCCAAACAAGTTGAGAGGGATGATAATAAGGCACCCGGAATTGTTTTATGTGAGTTTGAAAGGGGAGCGACACTCGGTTTTCTTGGTGGAGGGGTTTGGTGAGAAGGGCAACTTATTGGAGAAGGAAGAGATTTTGTCCATACAAGATAAATGGATGGACTTGGCTAGGGAGTCCAAGAGAATGAGACGAGAGAGAAGGAAGGGTAGGTTTAGCAAAGATATTGGAAGCTTGAATGGAACTGGTCAAGATAATAGTGACACTGATGATGATTACGATGATAATATTGGGATCGATAATTTTGAGAATGGGTATGATGATGGTTTTGAGGATATATTTGAGGAGTTGGATTTCGAGGcagaggatgatgatgatgatgatgatcaaGGAGACAAGATTTTCTCCCAAAGCAACTATGGAGAATTTTGGACTGCCAAACCTTTTCCTATTCAACATGGTTTG
- the LOC137834735 gene encoding disease resistance protein RGA2-like: MTQFVVESLLFKLNSLLQKEFTPFLSFHQHLRKLAGLFTTIKPSLEGAELKQFSDRNIDDWLAKINDAAHKVDDMIDECAYEALQLEYQGVKADLSSKVQSSCLSSFHLNHAVFGYKMAKKMKRISKRLIEIIQEKNRFNLTETGVIVGRGNELIEGRPTTFFFHEPLCGRQRDIDIFLNRLISVSHHLYDLRVYSIEGEDGIGKTAFAKFIFHHQSVVDHFELRIWVGSFWDVSLKGMLEAITKAAIGCECEDLDLEILQKRLQYILQRKRYLIVFDFNLYLEHQSWNSFGEDWWRLKSILACGGVGATIVVSSPSSFEFVEEILFGLELSALSDNDCWTLFRQQVFKPNEKIPFELEAMGKEILKKLEQVPLAIKLLGGLLHSNREGKEWLNVKEYIGQYIGQFFEYPLYPRNDMRISYSLRSVLILSYLNLPTRLKKCFAYCTIFPKGETIRKAYLIELWMANGFLSSDRRLDVEDVGDDVCNELYRRSFFQDIERDEFGNLTGFKMHNIVFDFARLVANDVKCLIGDTSLIYLSSITKHLSDYRRKIELNSIDLQQVKSLRTYLIPNQCSDQFFPKVLLKCHSLRVLEFRLRGELSPSIGDLKHLRYLNLSKSDFKTIPEFMCKLWNLQILKLDYCKHLQKLPNSLTDLKFLEKLSFKGCHKLSSLPPYMGKLTSLRSLTSYVVGNERGFLLAELGGMKLKEDLDMKHLERVKSVEDAMEGNMSSKRLKELRLSWEKNEETKLGDNAEKILEVLQPDTEQLVSLRVIGYPGGSFPRWVFAHSLKKLQIERCRELKGLHKAFDSMTALHSLRLYDLPNLESLSDCFQHLRSLRQLAIGFCCKLADFPNSLRASMLERLDIYACYALEKQLCYWSTILLSCEIRVDGCLITKGSNY; this comes from the exons ATGACACAGTTTGTGGTTGAATCTCTGCTTTTCAAATTGAACTCACTCCTCCAAAAGGAATTCACACCATTTCTGAGTTTTCATCAACACCTGAGGAAGCTTGCCGGCTTGTTCACTACTATCAAGCCTTCGCTTGAAGGTGCTGAGCTGAAACAATTCTCAGACAGAAATATTGACGATTGGCTGGCAAAGATAAATGATGCTGCTCACAAGGTGGACGACATGATTGATGAGTGTGCCTATGAAGCATTGCAGTTGGAGTACCAAGGAGTCAAAGCTGATCTATCAAGCAAGGTACAAAGCTCTTGCTTGTCCTCTTTTCATCTCAATCATGCTGTTTTCGGTTACAAAATGgctaagaaaatgaaaaggataAGTAAGAGATTAATAGAAATTATCCAAGAAAAGAACAGGTTTAATTTGACTGAGACTGGGGTGATTGTTGGTAGAGGAAATGAACTCATTGAGGGGCGCCCAACTACCTTTTTCTTCCATGAACCACTATGCGGAAGACAAAGGGATatagatatatttttaaacCGTTTGATTAGTGTTTCTCACCATCTTTATGATTTACGGGTCTATTCAATTGAAGGTGAAGATGGAATTGGAAAAACAGCATTTGCCAAATTCATCTTCCATCATCAAAGCGTAGTGGACCACTTTGAGTTAAGAATTTGGGTAGGTAGTTTTTGGGATGTCAGTTTGAAGGGGATGCTAGAAGCTATCACCAAAGCAGCTATTGGGTGTGAGTGTGAGGACTTAGATCTAGAGATTCTACAAAAAAGACTTCAATATATTCTCCAAAGAAAAAGATATTTGATTGTATTCGATTTCAATTTGTATCTCGAGCATCAGAGTTGGAATTCCTTTGGTGAAGACTGGTGGAGGTTGAAATCAATATTGGCTTGTGGGGGAGTCGGTGCTACCATTGTGGTCTCCTCTCCTAGTTCCTTCGAATTTGTAGAGGAAATATTGTTTGGTCTTGAATTATCAGCGTTGTCTGACAATGATTGTTGGACATTGTTTCGACAACAAGTCTTTAAACCAAATGAGAAAATACCGTTTGAGCTCGAGGCAATGGGGAAGGAGATATTAAAAAAGCTTGAGCAAGTGCCTCTTGCAATAAAACTACTAGGTGGTCTTTTACACTCCAATAGAGAGGGAAAAGAGTGGCTCAATGTCAAGGAATACATTGGACAATACATTGGACAATTTTTTGAATATCCATTGTATCCAAGAAATGACATGAGAATAAGTTACTCTCTAAGAAGTGTCCTGATATTAAGTTACTTGAACTTACCAACAAGACTCAAAAAATGTTTTGCTTATTGTACAATATTTCCAAAAGGTGAAACAATAAGAAAAGCATATTTAATTGAACTTTGGATGGCTAATGGGTTCCTTTCATCTGATAGAAGGTTAGATGTTGAAGATGTGGGCGATGATGTATGTAATGAATTATATAGGAGATCATTTTTTCAGGATATTGAGAGAGATGAATTTGGCAACCTTACAGGTTTCAAGATGCataatattgtttttgattTTGCAAGGTTAGTTGCAAATGATGTGAAATGCTTAATAGGCGACACTAGTCTAATTTATTTGTCTAGTATAACCAAACATCTCTCAGATTATAGACGGaaaattgaattgaattcaATTGATTTGCAGCAAGTAAAATCTTTGAGGACTTATCTAATACCAAATCAATGCAGTGATCAATTTTTTCCTAAGGTATTATTGAAATGTCATTCTTTACGGGTGCTTGAGTTTCGACTAAGGGGAGAATTGTCACCTTCAATTGGAGATTTAAAACATCTAAGGTACTTGAATCTTTCCAAGAGTGACTTTAAAACTATTCCAGAATTCATGTGTAAATTGTGGAATTTGCAAATCTTGAAATTGGATTATTGTAAACATCTACAAAAGTTGCCCAATAGTTTGACAGACTTAAAATTTcttgaaaaattatcttttaaaggTTGTCACAAACTATCAAGCCTTCCTCCTTATATGGGGAAGTTGACTTCCCTGAGGAGTTTAACCTCGTATGTTGTTGGCAATGAAAGAGGATTCCTTTTGGCAGAATTGGGAGGAATGAAGCTGAAGGAAGATCTTGACATGAAACATCTCGAAAGAGTGAAAAGTGTAGAAGATGCCATGGAAGGAAATATGTCAAGTAAGAGATTGAAGGAGTTGAGATTGTCATgggaaaaaaatgaagagaccaAATTAGGAGACAATGCTGAAAAGATTCTTGAAGTGCTTCAACCTGATACCGAACAACTTGTGAGTTTGAGAGTAATAGGATACCCGGGTGGCAGTTTCCCAAGATGGGTGTTTGCTCATTCTCTGAAGAAATTGCAGATTGAAAGATGTAGGGAACTGAAAGGTTTGCATAAAGCTTTTGATTCCATGACTGCCCTGCACTCCTTGAGACTATATGATCTTCCAAATCTAGAATCCTTGTCTGATTGCTTTCAACACCTTCGCTCTCTTCGCCAATTAGCTATAGGTTTTTGTTGCAAGTTGGCAGATTTTCCAAACAGCCTAAGAGCGAGCATGCTAGAAAGATTGGATATTTACGCTTGTTATGCCTTAGAGAAACAACTATGTTATTGGTCAACAATACTTCTATCTTGTGAGATTAGAGTGGACGGTTGTCTTATTACAAAAG GAAGTAACTACTGA
- the LOC137834732 gene encoding thylakoid lumenal 19 kDa protein, chloroplastic yields MATTTAITTVFSSPSAILSSTATTTTPPSPCKPLLPFKQPLTTLTAAAAIASILTTAPLPSLAQDSPSYQVYYGTAASAANYGGYGGNSNKKDSAEYVYDVPTGWKERLVSKVEKGTNGTDSEFYNPKKKTEKEYLTFLSGFRQLAPKDVILNNLALSDVELQDLIANADGLSSEEVKDDKGQLYYVYEIDGVGTHSLISVTCAKNKLYAHFVNAPTPEWNRDKDILRHVHESFKTVGSF; encoded by the exons ATGGCAACCACCACCGCCATCACCACCGTGTTCTCATCCCCATCAGCCATTCTCTCCTCCACCGCCACAACCACCACCCCACCCTCTCCATGCAAGCCCCTCCTCCCCTTCAAACAACCCTTAACAACCTTAACTGCCGCCGCCGCCATCGCCTCCATTCTAACCACCGCACCACTGCCTTCCCTGGCGCAAGACTCCCCCTCCTACCAAGTCTACTACGGAACTGCCGCCAGCGCCGCCAACTATGGCGGCTACGGCGGCAACTCCAACAAGAAGGACTCTGCTGAGTATGTCTATGACGTGCCTACAGGCTGGAAGGAACGGTTGGTGTCTAAGGTCGAGAAGG GTACTAATGGAACTGACAGTGAGTTCTACAACCCCAAGAAGAAGACAGAGAAAGAGTACCTCACTTTTCTGTCGGGGTTTCGCCAACTTGCACCAAAAGATGTGATTCTGAACAACTTGGCACTCTCTGATGTGGAGTTGCAGGACCTGATAGCCAATGCTGATGGCTTGAGCTCTGAGGAGGTGAAGGATGATAAGGGGCAGCTGTATTATGTGTATGAGATTGATGGGGTTGGCACTCATAGCTTGATCTCAGTGACTTGTGCTAAGAACAAGCTCTATGCCCATTTTGTCAATGCCCCGACTCCAGAGTGGAATAGAGATAAGGACATATTGAGGCATGTTCATGAGTCTTTTAAGACTGTGGGGTCTTTTTAG